In Chitinophagaceae bacterium C216, the genomic stretch TTGATGAAACAAGAGAAGGCATCAAAAAAGGGAAGATTGATACTATAACATATTTTTCCCGCACCGTTGGTGTCAATCGAAAAGCGGTAATTTATACCCCGCCGGATTTTTCTAAAAATAAAAAATACCCAGTTTTATATCTTCTGCATGGTATTGGTGGCGATGAGCGCGAATGGTTGAATGGTGCAAAACCCCAGGTGATTTTAGATAACTTATATGCCGATGGTAAGATTGCACCGATGATTGTGGTAATGCCCAATGGCCGAGCCATGAAAGACGACCGGGCCGGTGGCAATGTAATGGAGCCCGAAAAAGTGGCTGCTTTTGCCACATTTGAAAAAGATTTATTAAACGATCTAATCCCCTACATACAAAAAAACTTTCCTGTATATCAAGATCGCGAGCATCGCGCTATTGCTGGACTTTCCATGGGTGGAGGTCAGTCGCTGAATTTTGGATTAGGCAATCAGGATGTATTTGCATGGGTAGGTGCTTTCTCTGCAGCTCCCAATACAAAAGCTCCTAAGGAGTTAGTCCCTGACCCCAGTGCACTTAAAAAAACCTTGAAGCTGTTGTTTATCTCTTGTGGTGATAATGATGGTTTGATAGGCTTTAGCAAACGTACGCACGATTATCTCACCGAGAATCAAGTTCCTCATATCTACTTTATTGAACCGGGAGGTCATGATTTTAAAGTGTGGAAGAACGGCTTATATATGTTCTCACAGCTTATTTTCAAGCCTGTTGATACATCTACTTTCGGAGAATATCTGAAAATGTCTGTTCCTCCCAAAGTGTCTACTGATGTTACCAACAGACCTCCAAGACGCTCTGCCGCTCCGGCCATAAAGGATGACTTTAAACCCTCTGTATTAAATCAGCCCGGACAATTATATCCTCAGGTAAATTCTCAAGGTTATGCCCGTTTCAGAATTCATGCACCTGAGGCGCAAAGTGTAAGTGTGAGTTTGGGACTGGGTGGCAGAGGCGGCACACAACTTAAAAAGACCGAAGACGGATATTGGGAAGGAACTACTGAAGGACCCTTGGATGAAGGATTTCACTATTATCATTTAACTGTTGATGGCGGCATCTTTAACGATCCGGGTGCATTAAACTTTTATGGTTCTACACGTTGGGAGAGCGGTATAGAAATTCCTGCACCCGACCAAGATTTTTATGCATTGAAAGATGTGCCTCATGGTATGGTAACACAAGTGCTGTTCCCTTCGCCCAGTACAGGTACATCACGTAGAGCTTTTGTTTATCTGCCACCTGATTATACACAGAATCCTCAGAAGCGTTATCCCGTATTATACTTGCAACATGGATGGGGTGAAGACGAAACCGCTTGGAGCAATCAGGGAAGAGCTAATCTAATTATGGACAACCTCATTGCCGAAGGAAAAATCAATCCATTCATTATCGTAATGACTTACGGAATGACAAATGAAATAAGATGGGGACGCATTCGCGACTTTAAGATTGATTCATTCGAAACCGTGTTGATTAAAGAACTCATTCCCTACGTAGATAAACATTTCCGCACCATTCCTAATCGTGAAAATCGAGCAATGGCCGGACTTTCAATGGGAGGTATGGAAACAAAACAAATTACACTACGCAATCCAGATGTATTTGCTTACTATGGTTTATTAAGTGGTGGTACATATGCTCCAGAAGATATTAAGGACAAATCAAAGGTGAAGCTGATATTTCTAAGCTGCGGTAGTAAAGAAAATCCTGATGGAGTAAAAAATGCTGCCGAGGCATTGAGGAAAGCCGGTTTTAATGCCGTAGACTATGTTTCTCCTAATACAGCACATGAATTCTTGACTTGGAGAAGAAGCTTATATCAGCTGGCCCCATTGTTATTCAAAAAATAATTTAATAACCCCAAATATTCATTAGCCGTATGCAGAAACTTCTACATACCAATCCATGTCACTTTCCCCAAATGATACTTGCCATTATCTGTTGGGCCTTTATTCTTACAGGATGTAAGAAAAGTAGTGATGTGGGTATCAATAATGAAATTTATGCGGAGTTTGAGAAGAGCTCAGCTATTGCAGAAGCTAATGATGTTAGCGTAAGCATAAAAGTAAAATGGTCCAAAAGTAAATGGACGCTGATTCATAAGCAGGATGGATTTGTAACTGGTTTTACCCCGGAACAAGGAGGTGATGAACAAAACGAAAGAGTGGTAAGTGATGTAAGAGTGTTATTGAAACCCAATCTCAGTGATAACACCAGAGAGGAAGAGATTATCATCAAAAGCCTTACTACCGGACAAGAACATCGAATGACAATAACTCAAAAACCGCTCTCCGGTAGTGACCGTATCGCTATCGATCCTTCCATGCGTTATCAGAAAGTAACGGGCTTCGGAGGTATGATAAACTGTACTTGGACAGGAAGCACCAAACTCACCGTTGAGGATATTGATAAACTATACGGTAGTGAAGGTTTAGGGCTGAATATCGGCCGATTAATGATTTATCCTAACTCATCTTCTTGGTCATACGAGGTAGAAGTTGCAAAGCGCGCCCAAGAGCATGGGGCTATTCTTTTCGGAACACCTTGGACGCCACCACCTGCATTAAAATCAGTGAACACGAATAGTAATGAGAATGGAGAATATTTATTGCCAGAAAACTATGCAGCGTTTGCAAATCATCTGAAAAGCTATGTAGACTATTATAAGAGTCAGGGTGTAGATATTTATGCGGTTTCAGTGCAAAATGAGCCCGACTGGAAAGTAAGCTATGATGGTTGTTCCTACACTCCTCAACAAATGCTGGATTTTGTAAAAGGTCATGGTCGATCGGTGGGGGCAAAGTTGATTGTAGGCGAAACGGTACAATTCAACAAAGCATACACCGACCCTATCTTGAGCGATCCAGTTGCGGTGAATCAGTTTGATATAGTAGGTACCCACCTTTATGGTTTTAATTTTTCCACAACAAGCGCTGATTATCCGCTAGCTCGTCAGCACAATAAAGAAGTGTGGATGACGGAGCATCTCTTTAATGAAACGACTAATGGAATAGATTGGGCTTGGGAGCCTTCTCTCAAATCTAATTTGGCAGTTGAAATTCATAACTGCATGAAGGCAAATATGAATGCTTACATATACTGGTATCTGAAGCGTTACTATTCCTTGATTGGTGAAAACCGCGATCCTAATAACCCGGCACAATGGTATACTGTAGCCAACGGTGAAATTACAAAGCGCGGTTATATCGTTTCGCATTATGCTAAATATGCCACAGGACGCACTCGTATTGAAGCTACTTTGGGAAATAATTTGTCTTCTGATGATTTTCTGGTTACGGCTTATGCTGGAAATAAGGATATTACCATCGTTTTAATTAACCGTTCCAATAGTTCGAGAATTCTGGAATTGGGCATCCCTTCAGATATTGATTCTGCATCGAGCGTCATTACAACGAATTCCGTGAGTATGCAGCCTATAGATTGTGTATTGAGTAATGACAGGAGAGCTGTTCGTATTACAGCAGAACCTTTGAGCATCCTATCAGTTAAAGTAATTTTAAAATAAATTTTGTTTAATGAATATGCGTATTATAAGATATATATTGGGTATTTGGTGTTCTTTAAGTGTATTATGCGGGTATGGGCAAACGGGCTTGTATCCTAATGCCTTCCCTTTAACCGATGTGAAGCTTTTGGATGGTCCGTTCAAACATGCTCAGGACCTTAATGTATCTACTTTATTACAGTATGATGTAGATCGTCTTCTGGCACCATACAGAAAAGAAGCCGGCTTAACCCCCAAAGCTGAGAGCTATAAAAACTGGGACGGACTGGATGGGCATGTGGGTGGACATTATCTCTCTGCGTTGGCCATTCATTATGCAGCAACAGGAAATGTGACATTGAAGGAAAGAATGGATTATATGCTATCTGAGCTGCAGGAGTGCCAGGAGGCTAATGGAAAATTACATCCCGATTGGGCTGTAGATTATGTAGGAGGCGTACCTAACGGTAATGATTTATGGCCTAAAATTAAAAAAGGTGATATCAGCGTCATCTGGAAATGGTGGGTACCTTGGTATAATGTGCATAAAATGTATGCCGGCTTACGTGATGCCTGGTTGTACACCGGCAACGAAAAAGCTAAAAACATGTTTCTGCGATTTTGCGACTGGGCAATAAGTCTTACTGAAAAATTATCCGATGAGCAGATGGAAAACATGTTGGGCAATGAGCATGGAGGTATCAATGAAACCTTTGCAGATGCTTATCAAATCAGTGGTGATAAGAAATATCTGATAGCGGCAAAAAGATTTTCTCATAAAGAATTGCTTAATCCTTTGTCCAAGCAAATCGATAATCTGGATAATAAACATGCCAATACTCAGGTTCCAAAAGCTGTAGGCTTTGCACGAATTGGCGAGCTAGATAAAGATGCTACATACTTTACTGCCGGTAAGTTCTTCTGGGAAACCGTTACAGGAAATCGTACGCTAGCGTTTGGAGGCAATAGCCGTAGAGAGTTTTTCCCCAGTGTTCAGGCTTGCTATGATTTTATTACGGATGTAGAAGGGCCAGAGTCCTGTAATACGCACAACATGCTAAAACTTACAGAGACGCTGTTCCGCGTGCATCCTCAAGCCAACTATATGGATTATTACGAGCGTGCATTATATAATCATATTTTGTCTACCCAGCATCCGCAACATGGAGGGTATGTTTATTTCACTCCGGTACGTCCTAGAAGTTACCGAGTGTATTCAGCACCTAATGCAGCAATGTGGTGTTGTGTGGGCACAGGCATGGAAAACCACGGTAAATATGCACAGTTTATATATGCGCATCATGGGGATTCATTATATGTCAATCTCTTTACATCTTCAACTTTGAGCTGGAAACAGAAAGGTGTTGTACTACAGCAGACGACAAAGTTTCCTTATGAAGAGCGATCAATACTAACTGTTATGAAGGGAGATGCTACATTTCCTTTATTAATTCGCTACCCTTCGTGGATTAAGAAGGGTGGTTTTAAAATAAAAGTGAATGGTAAAAGCATCTCCCACACATTATTGCCATCATCGTATGCAATGATTAATAGAAAATGGAAGAAAGGCGATGTGATTGAAATCAGTCTCCCTATGCAAACAAGGGTAGAGTATCTCCCTAATGTAAAACAATATGTAGCCCTTATGCATGGGCCGATTGTTTTAGCTGCAAAAACAGGAACTGAAGATCTGGCCGGACTTATAGCAGATGACAGTAGATGGGGGCATATCGCACACGGAAAAAAATTGCCTATAGATGAGGCGCCCATTCTTATTGCAGAGTCGGAATCGGAGCTAATTAGGGCTTTAAAACCGGTAAAGGATAAACCCCTTCATTTTACATTGAACGGAATAAAAATAATCAATGCAGCTTCGTTGGAACTACAGCCGTTTTTTGAAGTGCATGATGCACGATATATAATGTACTGGATGACGTTGAGTGAAAAAGCGTATCGCGGATATCTCGATTCACTAGCTGCGGCGGAGAAAGCCATGCTCGAGCTAGAAAAACGTACGGTAGATTTTGTAATACCCGGCGAACAGCAACCTGAGGCCGATCACTTTATGCAATCTGAAAGATCCAGAAGAGGGCATAATCAGGATAAGTCTTTCCGAGAAGCTGCAGAGGGAGGATATTTTAGCTATCTGTTACGCACCAATAAAAATACGTCTCTGAGTCTTCAGGTTCGTTACTGGGGAGCTGAGTGGGGAACTAAAAAGTTCGATATCTACATCGATGATGAAAAACTGATAAGCGAGAATAATACAGGCCGCTGGAATCAATCGAGCTTCTTTGATATAGAATACAAAATTCCTGAAAGAATACTTCAAGGCAAAGAGCAAATAAGGGTGAAGTTTCAGGCTACACAAGGAGGTGCAGTAAGCCCTGTATATTACATACGATTATTAAAAAATCAATAAACCTCATTATAATAAAATACAAAAACTGATAATTAACGATGAAATACACAAAACAATTTACCTTCTGGATGTTGATGATGTTTGCCGCGTGCCTGAATGTGGTTGCGCAGAAGTCTAAAAAGAAAGCAACAACACCCGGCAATGTTCCTGTGTTTACACAGTTTGTCTATAAGGGCAACGATGCTGTTTATAATGAAAATCCTTTGAAAGAGGATGAGTTTTATACCCCTATCTTACAAGGATGCTATCCCGACCCAAGCATCGTGAGAAGAGGCGATGACTATTTCCTAGTTGTTTCATCTTTCTCTATGTTTCCAGGGGTGCCTATTTTCCATTCAAAAGATCTGGTTAACTGGAAACAAATTGGTCATGTGTTGGATAGACCTTCTCAACTGAAGGTTGAAACCGCAGGGGTGTCTTCCGGTATTTATGCACCAGCGATCACCTATAATCCGCATAACGAAACTTTTTATATGATTACTACTCAGATCGCCGGAGGTATCGGCAATATGGTAGTAAAAACAAAAGATCCCTTTAAGGGATGGGGCGACGTTATTAAACTGAACTTTAATGGTATCGACCCTTCTCTGTTTTTTGATGATGATGGAAAAGCTTACGTAGTACATAATGATGCACCTGATCCCGGGAAAGAGTTGTATAACGGTCACCGTGTGATTAAAATTTGGGAGTATGATGTAGAAAAAGATGATGTGATTCCAGGTACAGATAAAATTATTGTGGACGGTGGAGTGGATCTTAGTCAGAAACCTATTTGGATCGAAGCACCGCACATTTATAAGAAAAATGGAAAATATTATCTGATGTGTGCTGAAGGTGGTACTGCTGATTGGCACAGTGAAGTGATATTTATCAGCGATCATCCTAAAGGACCCTATAAACCGGCGCCTAATAATCCTATTCTCACACAACGCTATCTGGGTAAAGATCGTAAGAATCGCGTAGAATGGGCCGGTCATGCTGATTTGGTAGAAGGTCCTGATGGAAAATATTATGGTGTATTCTTGGCGATCCGTCCTAACAATAAAGGACGTGTAAATACAGGTAGAGAAACTTTTATTTTACCAGTAGATTGGAGTGGAACATTTCCAGTGTTTGAAAACGGTTTAATTCCATTGAAACCTAAATTGCCCACTCCTGCCGGCGTAAAGAATCTGAACGGTAAAGACGGTTATTTCCCCAACGGCAACTTTACTATCGAGGAGCACTTCAAAAATATTAATCTTGACTATAGATGGATTGCCATGAGGGGTCCGCGTGAGAATTTTATCTCTATTGCCCCTCAGGGAGGATTGGTAATTAATCCTTTTGAAAATAATATCAAAGCACAAAAACCTGTTTCTGCATTATTCCACAGACAGCAACACAACAGCTTTGAAGTTACCACTACACTGAAGTACGCTCCACAGTCAGAAAAAGATCTGGCAGGTTTGGTATGTTACCAGAGTGAAGCTTTCAACTATGTATTTGGTATAACTAAGAAAGGAAATGAAAATTATATTGTTTTGGCAAGAACAGAAAGAAAAGGACCTCCACGTCCGGGCAACGCTCCGCAAACTACCATTATTGCAAGTGCACCTATTGATGTTAAAAACCCGGTGCAATTGCAGATTGTAGCAGATCATGATGATTATAAATTCAATTATTCAGTTAATGGTGGCGCATTCCAGAATTTGGGAGGAACCGTATCAGGAGATATTCTTTCCACTAATGTCGCCGGAGGCTTTACTGGAAACCTGATTGGCTTATACGCAACAAGCGGCAACGATATACTTCCATAGTTTATTGGAATACGGTTAAGCTTGAGTTTATAAATACATTATCATAATTCGGGGCTATTAGGTGCCGTCTGATATGTAACTCCCTTATAGTTAGACGCAGCGATAGCCCCGTTTTATTGGATGAAAAATCTTTTGTTAAGAAATCTCTGACGGAAAACTTATTTGCAGTATGAAGTATCGTTTTTTTAAAAAGACGCTGTGTGCTCTGGCATTCTTTTCGATAAAGCTGTCTTTTGCGCAGAACCCTATTGTGCAAACTAACTATACAGCCGATCCGGCACCTCTGGTATATCAGGATAAATTATACCTCTATACCAGTCATGATGAAGACAGCTCCAGTTGGTTTGTGATGGATAACTGGAAGCTATATACTACAGAGGATATGGTGAACTGGACGGATCATGGTGTTATTGCTAGTTATAAAACATTTGAATGGGGAATTGGAGACGCCTGGGCTATACAGGTTGTACAACGCAATGGAAAGTTTTATCTCTATGCTCCGGTTAAAGATCGCAGAAGCAATCGTTCTGCAATAGGGGTAGCAGTATCCGATAGTCCTTATGGACCATTCTATGATCCGTTAGGAAAGCCTTTAGTACAGAGCGAATGGGGCGATATCGATCCTACTGTTTTTATTGATGATGATGGACAAGCTTACCTCTATTGGGGCAATCCGTTTTGCTATTATGTAAAGCTCAATGAGGATATGATCTCTTACTCGGGAGAGATTGTGAAAGTTCCTATGGTGGAAGCAGCTTTCGGTAAACGCGACGGAAATGTAAAAGATCGTCCGACTCTATACGAAGAAGGTCCGTGGCTGTACAAACGAAACGATTTATACTATCTCCTTTGGGCCGGCGGTCCTATTCCGGAACATATCGGCTATTCTACGAGTAATACTCCTATAGGCCCTTGGAAGTATCAAGGAACCTTAATGCCTACCGAAGGAAGAAGTTTTACCAATCATCCAGGCATTGTAGACTATAAGGGCAAAACCTACTTTTTCTATCATAATGGAGCATTGCCGGGTGGTGGAGGTTTCAATCGTTCCGTAGCTGTGGAAGAAGTA encodes the following:
- a CDS encoding Non-reducing end alpha-L-arabinofuranosidase BoGH43A, giving the protein MKYTKQFTFWMLMMFAACLNVVAQKSKKKATTPGNVPVFTQFVYKGNDAVYNENPLKEDEFYTPILQGCYPDPSIVRRGDDYFLVVSSFSMFPGVPIFHSKDLVNWKQIGHVLDRPSQLKVETAGVSSGIYAPAITYNPHNETFYMITTQIAGGIGNMVVKTKDPFKGWGDVIKLNFNGIDPSLFFDDDGKAYVVHNDAPDPGKELYNGHRVIKIWEYDVEKDDVIPGTDKIIVDGGVDLSQKPIWIEAPHIYKKNGKYYLMCAEGGTADWHSEVIFISDHPKGPYKPAPNNPILTQRYLGKDRKNRVEWAGHADLVEGPDGKYYGVFLAIRPNNKGRVNTGRETFILPVDWSGTFPVFENGLIPLKPKLPTPAGVKNLNGKDGYFPNGNFTIEEHFKNINLDYRWIAMRGPRENFISIAPQGGLVINPFENNIKAQKPVSALFHRQQHNSFEVTTTLKYAPQSEKDLAGLVCYQSEAFNYVFGITKKGNENYIVLARTERKGPPRPGNAPQTTIIASAPIDVKNPVQLQIVADHDDYKFNYSVNGGAFQNLGGTVSGDILSTNVAGGFTGNLIGLYATSGNDILP
- the xynD gene encoding Arabinoxylan arabinofuranohydrolase, yielding MKYRFFKKTLCALAFFSIKLSFAQNPIVQTNYTADPAPLVYQDKLYLYTSHDEDSSSWFVMDNWKLYTTEDMVNWTDHGVIASYKTFEWGIGDAWAIQVVQRNGKFYLYAPVKDRRSNRSAIGVAVSDSPYGPFYDPLGKPLVQSEWGDIDPTVFIDDDGQAYLYWGNPFCYYVKLNEDMISYSGEIVKVPMVEAAFGKRDGNVKDRPTLYEEGPWLYKRNDLYYLLWAGGPIPEHIGYSTSNTPIGPWKYQGTLMPTEGRSFTNHPGIVDYKGKTYFFYHNGALPGGGGFNRSVAVEEVAFNKDGTIKPMRMTEGIKKALKPLNPFQKTEAETIAFSEGIKATQNDVVGVFVNAMRDGAYIKVREVDFRKGASKFTARVGSTHNGGVKMEVRLGSVDGTLLASLDIPYTGGDDRWRVLSTNLDKVSGIHDVYFVFRGENKRGRIAYFDWWMVSE